AAATTTCGTATTGCAGAAAATAATGTCATTCCTATTGCACAATTGGTACAATGGTCCTGATCACGAGTAAAGCatgattactattgtacaaatggtactatggtgtcaatcgtgaatgtccataatgtgtggaattgttgaaaataattacattactatcgcgcaaatggtacattggtgtcaataccgagtaaaatatcattagtattgtagAAATTGTACGACAGTGTCAACCTTAAATTTCAAGCATGTGTGGTACTGGAGAAAATAATGTCATTCCTATTGTATAATTGGTACGATGGTGtcgatcacgagtaaaatatcatttctattgtacaaatggtagaaTTGTGTCAGTCGTGAATGTCAATTATGTATGGAATTGTAGAAAATAATGACATTACTGTTGTGCAAATGGTACAATGATCTCGATCACGAGTAAatcatcattactattgtacaaatggtactatGGTGTCAATCATAAATGTCCATAATGTGTGGAATTGTTGAAAATAATTACATTACTATAACGCAATTGGTACATTGGTGTCAataccgagtaaaatatcattagtattgtagAAATGGTACGACGGTGTCAACCTTAAATTTCAGTCATGTGTGGTACTGCAGAAAATAATGTCGTTCCTATTGTACAATTGGTACGATGGTGTCGATCACGAGTAAAAAATCAtttctattgtacaaatggtacaattgtgtcaatcatgaatgtcaataatgtgtggaatTGTTGAAAATAATGAGGTTAGTATTGTGCAAAAAATACATTGGTGTCCATACCGACTAAAAtaccattactattgtacaaatggtacaacggtgtcaatcttaaatgtcaatTAGGTGTGGTATTGGAGAAGATAATCTCATTACTATTTTACAATTGGTGCAATAACGTCAAtcgcgagtaaaatatcattaatattgtactaATGGTCGAATTGTGTCAGTCGTGAATGTCAATTATGTGTGGAATTGTAGAAAATAATGACATTACGGTTGTGCAAATGGTACAATGATCTCGATCACGAGTAAagcatcattactattgtacaaatggtactatGGTGTCTATCGTGAATGTCCATAATGTGTGGAATTGTTGAATATAATTACATTACTATCGCGCAAATGGTACATTGGTGTCAataccgagtaaaatatcattagtattgtagAAATGGTACGACAGTGTCAACCTTAAATTTCAAGCATGTGTGGTACTGGAGAAAATAATGTCATTCCTATTGTACAATTGGTACGATGGTGTCGATCACGAGTACAATATCAtttctattgtacaaatggtacaattgtGTCACTCATGGATGTCAATAATGTGTGAAATTATAGAGAATAACGACATTACTATTGtgtaaatggtacaatggtgtcaataccgagtaaaatatcactactattgtacaaatgatacaatTGTGTCAATCGTGAATGCCAATAATGTGCGGAATTGTTGAAAATAATGACATTAGTATTGTGCAAATAATACATTTGTGTCCATACCGGGTAAAAtaccattactattgtacaaatggtacaatggtgtcaatcttaaatGCCAATCAGGTGTGGTATTGGAGAAGATAatgtcattactattgtacaattggtacaattgtgtcaatcatgaatgtcaataatgtgtggaatTATAGAGAATAACGACATTACTATTGTGCAATTGGTACAATAaggtcaatcacgagtaaaatatcattaatattgtacaaatggtagaaTTGTGTCAGTCGTGAATGTCAATTATGTGTGGAATTGTAGAAAATAATGACATTACTGTTGTGCAAATGGTACAATGATCTCGATCACGAGTAAagaatcattactattgtacaagtggtactatggtgtcaatcttgaatgtccATAATGTGTGGAATTGTTGAAAATAATTACATTACTATCTCCCAAATGGTACATTGGTGTCAataccgagtaaaatatcattagtattgtagAAATGGTACGACGGTGTCAACCTTAAATTTCAATCATGTGTGGTACTGGAGAAAATAATGTCATTCCTATTGTACAATTGGTACGATGGTGtcgatcacgagtaaaatatcatttctattgtacaaatggtacaattgtgtcaatcatgaatgtcaataatgtgtgaaaTTATAGAGAATAACGACATTACTATTGtgtaaatggtacaatggtgtcaataccgagtaaaatatcactactattgtacaaatgatactATTGTGTCAACCGTGAATGCCAATAATGTGCGGAATTGTTGAAAATAATGACATTAGTATTGTGCAAATAATACATTTGTGTCCATACCGGGTAAAAtaccattactattgtacaaatggtacaatggtgtcaatcttaaatgtcaatTAGGTGTGGTATTGGAGAAGATAatgtcattactattgtacaattggtacaattgtgtcaatcatgaatgtcaataatgtgtggaatTATAGAGAATAACGACATTACTATTGTGCAATTGGTACAATAaggtcaatcacgagtaaaatatcattaatattgtacaaatggtagaaTTGTGTCAGTCGTGAATGTCAATTATGTGTGCAATTGTAGAAAATAATGACATTACTGTTGTGCAAATGGTACAATGATCTCGATCACGAGTAAagaatcattactattgtacaagtggtactatggtgtcaatcttgaatgtccATAATGTGTGGAATTGTTGAAAATAATTACATTACTATCTCCCAAATGGTACATTGGTGTCAAtatcgagtaaaatatcattagtattgtagAAATGGTACGACGGTGTCAACCTTAAATTTCAATCATGTGTGGTACTGGAGAAAATAATGTCATTCCTATTGTACAATTGGTACGATGGTGtcgatcacgagtaaaatatcatttttattgtacaaatggtacaattgtgtcaatcatgaatgtcaataatgtgtggaatTATAGAGAATACGACATTACTATTGTGTAAATGTTACAATGGTGTCAATACCGAGTAAAATATCACTACTATCGTACAAATGATACAattgtgtcaatcgtgaatgtcaataatgtgcggAATTGTTGAGAATAATGACGTTGGTATTGTGCAAAACATACATTGGTGTCCATACCGACTAGAATACCATTACTAgtgtacaaatggtacaacggtgtcaatcttaaatgtcaatTTGGTGTGGTATTGGAGAAGATAATGTCATTACTATTGTACGATTGGTTCAATAACGTCAAtcgcgagtaaaatatcattaatattgtacaaatggtagaaTTGTGTCAGTCGTGAATGACAATTATGTGTGGAATTGTAGAAAATAATGACATTACTTTGTGCAAATGGTACAATGATCTCGATCACGAGTAAagcatcattactattgtacaaatggtactatggtgtcaatcgtgaatgtccataatgtgtggaattgttgaaaataattacattactatcgcgcaaatggtacattggtgtcaataccgagtaaaatatcattagtattgtagAAATTGTACGACAGTGTCAACCTTAAATTTCAAGCATGTGTGGTACTGGAGAAAATAATGTCATTCCTATTGTATAATTGGTACGATGGTGtcgatcacgagtaaaatatcatttctattgtacaaatggtacaattgtGTCACTCATGGATGTCAATAATGTGTGAAATTATAGAGAATAACGACATTACTATTGTGCAAATGGTACAATGATCTCGATCACGAGTAAagcatcattactattgtacaaatgatacaatTGTGTCAATCGTGAATGCCAATAATGTGCGGAATTGTTGAAAATAATGACATTAGTATTGTGCAAATAATACATTTGTGTCCATACCGACTAAAAtaccattactattgtacaaatggtacaatggtgtcaatcttaaatgtcaatTAGGTGTGGTATTGGAGAAGATAatgtcattactattgtacaattggtacaattgtgtcaatcatgaatgtcaataatgtgtggaatTATAGAGAATAACGACATTACTATTGTGCAATTGGTACAATAaggtcaatcacgagtaaaatatcattaatattgtacaaatggtagaaTTGTGTCAGTCGTGAATGTCAATTATGTGTGGAATTATAGAAAATAATGACATTACTGTTGTGCAAATGGTACAATGATCTCGATCGCGAGTAAagcatcattactattgtacaagtggtactatggtgtcaatcttgaatgtccATAATGTGTGGAATTGTTGAAAATAATTACATTACTATCTCCCAAATGGTACATTGGTGTCAAtatcgagtaaaatatcattagtattgtagAAATGGTACGACGGTGTCAACCTTAAATTTCAATCATGTGTGGTACTGGAGAAAATAATGTCATTCCTATTGTACAATTGGTACGATGGTGtcgatcacgagtaaaatatcatttctattgtacaaatggtacaattgtgtcaatcatgaatgtcaataatgtgtggaatTATAGAGAATACGACATTACTATTGTGTAAATGTTACAATGGTGTCAATACCGTGTAAAATATCACTACTATGGTACAAATGATACAattgtgtcaatcgtgaatgtcaataatgtgcagAATTGTTGAGAATAATGACGTTAGTATTGTGCAAAAAATACATTGGTGTCCATAGCGACTAGAAtaccattactattgtacaaatggtacaacggtgtcaatcttaaatgtcaatTTGGTGTGGTATTGGAGAAGATAatgtcattactattgtacaattgGTACAATAACGTCAAtcgcgagtaaaatatcattaatattgtacaaatggtagaaTTGTGTCAGTCGTGAATGTCAATTATGTGTGGAATTGTAGAAAATAATGACATTACTTTGTGCAAATGGTACAATGATCTCGATCACGAGTAAagcatcattactattgtacaaatggtactatggtgtcaatcgtgaatgtccataATGTGTGGAATTGTTGAAACTATTTACATTACTATCGCGCAAATGGTACATTGGTGTCAataccgagtaaaatatcattagtatttgTAACGACTTGAAAATTTCGACTTAGATAATCCTGTAGCTTATGTCGACGTGTCGTTGATTTTCGATTAAATAAAAATTTCAATCGTTTAAACGCGCGTGTCTTTTGAATTTTTACGCTAGATAGAATCTCGATTTCTATGCTAAATGCACGTTACTTACACGACAAGTCACAATTTTATGAAAGTGAGAAAGGGAAGTTGGTGTAGAAATTATTTTGTATTAACTATAGGATGTTCCATTATATAGAAAATTTGCTACAAGAAATTTACAAGAGCAATTACACCTAAGTATACAAACATTTATTATAGCTATAGTAAATATTACAAGGAATATTTTTTTACAAAGATACATACCAAGTATACATACCAATCTATACTTATAAGTACTTACAAATACCTAATACTATTTACTAAATACACATCAAATACTGTATACAAAAATCCCTAAAGACTACAAATTAAAATTACTACACTACCTAGACAAAACAGCCAGCTGGCAGCCTTGGAGATGGCTAAGACAGCTGCCAAAACATGGGAAAAATGCAGCCTTTTTGACCCATATTCTGCACAAAACACAACAACACAGCAAGCACTATTAAATACACCTGTAAGGCAGGAAACATTCATCAATCCATGACTCAACACAACTGTAAACAAGCCAGACAGGTGTAGTGACTCAAGCAGGCCACAAACCCATGCATACATGCAGTTTTCCTTTACAAACTATGGCTGCCAGACTTAAACATTTTCCACAATCCTAAAATAATCCAAACACTCTCAAACTCACAGCAAAGCAGCCAACAACTACCATTTCAATTAAGCTTGAACCCTTGTTCTCATACACTCTCAACATAATCAAATTAGTCTCAAACAATCCCAACCGGCAGCCATCAAAACCAAACTGTATATGATTTTATAACTCACAAAAAAACAACATGCAAGCTCACAGTGATGCCTAAACACTGAATTCACAGATTTTCAACCAATGGCAGAGACATAGGCAGCCAAGTTTCAAGTCACATTTCAGTCACTCTAGAACATCTAAACAGGTAATGCATACAAACAAATTTCAATTCAATTCAACATATAAACACCTATCCTAACATTGAAACTTAAAATCAAACAGGAAAAATTAGGAGAGGAACTTATCTCTGTTCTGTGACCGAGTCAACTCCGTGACTGGTTGAGTTGACTCAGCCGAGTCCGGCCGAGTTCCAGTTTGCTCCAGTGGTGAAAAAGCCTCTTTTAGTTATCGTCAACCTCCCTTCAGCCGAATCAAACCTCGCAAGAAAAATAGAAAAGTCAAGGTGATTATCCAAGCCCAACTTCTTGTCGAATTAAATTAAAAATTGCATCAAAAAGCTTAGGAAGTATCGTAGATTAACATATATGAGAATCGGGCAAAAACCCCAAATTTGACTTAGAACCCTAAATTAGAAAAACTGAAATTAAAACTTACCCTGTTGAGATTAGACGAAATTGATGATGGATATGTGTTCCTTGTGTTGAGAGGAGCATTTTGGTATGTGGGTTAGGCTTCGACATCGCTGGAATCGGCACGGACGACGTCGAGCCGTGCAGAGAATGTCGAGAGAAACGGGGAggaagagaggaagaagaagaaggaaatgaCTGGACCAACCGGTCCAGTCCCTTTTTATAGTAAAACAGACCAAATCGATTTTTCTGGTAAAAGACTAAAATAACCCTTCGATTTTAATGAAATTACAAGAATACCAACGTGAGTCTTCCGGGTTAATGGAAAGTCAATAGTTTTATGGTCATTTTACGGAATAAAATCGGTTCTATCCACTGATTCAGTTCGGTCTGATTTCGGTCTACCCGAACCTGACAGTAAAGTCAATTTTAACCTTCTGTTTTTAAAGTATTTATAAAAATACCaatgcgtcagtttttaaacaagaTTTATTTTGGTAATTTTACTAAAACCGAACCTGTTTTATTTTCCGAAGCAAATTAAATAATTTCTACTTGTCCAAAAATTATGAAATTTTTACAATAAGCTAAAAATACTAATCTATACAAAATATCAAAATTTCAGAATTTTCCAAGTCagatttaatttattttaattcctGAGTTAATTTAGCTGTCAAAAATGGTTTAAAAATAACTAAGTGTTGCCAAAATTCTTTTGAGCCATATTTTAACTTAGGAAATTATTTTATAATATTGGAACATTATTTTTAATCAGTAGGtatgtttttataaaattttaTGAAACTCATTCCATTATAAGTAATATTTAATGAACAAtcaagttataaaaataataataactttaaaaacaCCTAATAAGTTACAGATAAGAATACTTAGGACGAAACGACGGGTAGGACTAATTCGAGTAATTTCTTTTAAGCGGTAGTATTTGCGAAACTTATAACGATATTTCAATAGGTGAATAATTACGACGTCACGTTACGTGAGAAGGACAACACGAGACGTAAAGAAACGGTGACTGTTACTTTctttttaattatgtaaaatatattCGTATTTTACGAAATATGTATAGATATTATTATGCCGTAAGTTATTAACGTATCgatgtttacgatttaattaaagaATACGGCATAGCTATATGTTATATTTTAAAAACTGAAGAGAATTTTTTTTAAAGACCCCAAGTAATGTTTGGACGTTTTAATAACGACGAGGTTTAAAGCAAGttttgctttatatatatatatatacgcgaaCCCAAAAACTTTTTATTCGAGGTCGAGTCGCCCCTGTTGTAATTCCTAATGTTTTTTTCACTGAAAGGGTTCGATAAATGTTTCGAGGAAAAATGAAAGTATACAGATGTTTTCGACGGACTTTTCTTGATGATTGTTTTTTTTATGAATATATTGTTTTTCCTAATGATATTTTTAGAAGTATTTCGATAAAACCTCACTAAGCGTAAACTTACgtttttcgaaaaaaaattattttctCTTCAGGTTGATCGGTAGCGGCAGTAGCATCTAGGGCGGGCTCTTCGGCGATAAGATTCTCTTCTGCAAGTTTTCCAAGTATGAAGAAATGTTTTAATTTTGGTGTATATAATTCCGCAAGACTACTTTTGAATATTTAAGTTATGTGAAAATAATATTATGCTTTAATTTTGGTTTCTGCTTAGACAAAGGTACTTCCTTGCTTCAATTAAACAAACATTTCCCATCTTTTATTAAAAGGAAGTACAAGTGAGTTTCATGAATACTATTCAAAATAAGGTGAAAATACCATAGAAAACTACAAAATTATACTCCCTCCGTTCCAAATTATATGCAAACATAAACATAATTTTTTGTCCCAAATTAGatataaattttgacaagtttaaggaacattaattatgtttatccaTTATACCCTCATGCACCCATTTCGCCATCTTCACCCTCATGTCCCCACGTATTTTCCTCATGCATTTGATAACATCTAATTTGGGATGGAGGGAGTAATAAACATGCAAATTCAAGACACTTTAATTTTAGACATTCTAAGAAAATAATATGACATGAAAAGGACAATTTTGTTATACTAAGTTAAACTCGAGGGGATCTTTTGTAACTGGACAAACTATTTTTTGGACCTAAACTTGAGTAGTTTGTATTTTACCCTTGCTTACATATAAATTCATCTGTAATTAGTTTTCCTACATAATTCTTATGGATGAAATTTATTTTGTACAGGAGAGAAACTTCTAGTGCTAGAATACGTCCCCAACAAGTCCTTATTCGACAAGATGCACGTTCCCAACAACAAATCCGACATCCTAACATGGTCAAACCGAGTCAATATCGCCTTAGACGTGGCTCGAGCCCTGGACTATCTTCACTCAGAAGCAGACCCTCCTATAATCCATCGAGACGTCAAATCCTCAAACATTCTCTTAGTAGACTATGACCATGCAAAGCTAGCCGATTTCGGACTTTGCAAGTTAGGCCAAGAGAACAATCACAAGACTACCACTCCTAGTCTGAGCATTAAAGACTCACTGGGCTATATTGACGTCACTTACATGAAAACAGGACAGCTGTCGACTAAGAGTGATGTGTACAGTTACGGGATTCTGTTGCTTGAGCTTATTACGGGTTTAAAATCGATGCAGGGTTCTATCAGCCTTGCAGAGTTGACTGAAGATGATAGGAGAGAAGAGGATGTCAAAATTTTGGCTGAGAATTTGTTGGATCCTAAACTTAAGAAGAATGTCAGTTTGCTGCAACTTAAAGTTTTGCTTGATTTGGCTAATGCTGCCCTATTAGAGAATCCTGAGTGTAGATCAAATATGAATCGGATTGTGGATGCTATTTCTAGTTGCATCCAACCTCAGTCTTACATTGATCATCAATTGCCTCTATACAACTGTTGAATACTTATTTTGTTTAACTCACCAGAATCGATCAGTTGTGCGCCACATATATTTCTTTTAGATATCTGTAGATAGAATTTATTATCATATTTGATCAATGTACAAAATCTGTGTAAATAACGTTCG
The DNA window shown above is from Rutidosis leptorrhynchoides isolate AG116_Rl617_1_P2 unplaced genomic scaffold, CSIRO_AGI_Rlap_v1 contig536, whole genome shotgun sequence and carries:
- the LOC139884326 gene encoding calmodulin-binding receptor-like cytoplasmic kinase 2; translated protein: MEKFYRQQERLNNWLNKQRAPTILSSPIHESPTCLKEEIHVDNKVLEVEKNEEVVDLEKSTPFREKLLVLEYVPNKSLFDKMHVPNNKSDILTWSNRVNIALDVARALDYLHSEADPPIIHRDVKSSNILLVDYDHAKLADFGLCKLGQENNHKTTTPSLSIKDSLGYIDVTYMKTGQLSTKSDVYSYGILLLELITGLKSMQGSISLAELTEDDRREEDVKILAENLLDPKLKKNVSLLQLKVLLDLANAALLENPECRSNMNRIVDAISSCIQPQSYIDHQLPLYNC